The Prionailurus viverrinus isolate Anna chromosome B4, UM_Priviv_1.0, whole genome shotgun sequence genome has a window encoding:
- the RHNO1 gene encoding RAD9, HUS1, RAD1-interacting nuclear orphan protein 1 has translation MPPRKKRRQGFQKAQLLFQQPPLEGPKHHYGSAQLPITHTRQVASKPIDHNTITSWVSPQFDTTGESWFPMNQKHHRRNQARLSSRKSITSKFPHLTFESPPSSSSATLGIPLTRECANQSEKYISGRPVVPVLSPQSCGELSTHTLQNLPYVFIPPDIQTPESSFVKEGPIPPDQREDSLPSGSFHTSTPKTPGPGPVLVKDTPEEKYGIKVTWRRRRQLFTYLRERGKLNKNQFLVKSSLDFSDSSNLKKFS, from the exons atgcCTCCCAGAAAAAAACGCCGCCAAGGGTTCCAGAAAGCCCAGCTGCTATTCCAACAACCACCACTGGAGGGCCCCAAACACCACTATGGATCTGCACAGCTTCCCATCACTCACACTAGACAGGTGGCCAGCAAGCCCATTGACCACAACACCATCACTTCCTGG GTTTCACCTCAGTTTGATACAACAGGAGAAAGCTGGTTCCCAATGAACCAGAAACACCATCGCCGAAACCAGGCAAGACTTTCAAGTCGAAAATCCATCACCTCCAAGTTTCCACATCTAACATTTGAGAGCCCCCCGTCTTCCAGTTCAGCCACACTTGGGATCCCCTTAACCAGGGAGTGCGCCAATCAGTCAGAAAAGTACATTTCTGGAAGGCCTGTAGTTCCAGTGCTCAGTCCTCAAAGCTGTGGGGAGCTGTCCACACATACACTTCAAAACTTACCTTACGTGTTCATTCCACCTGATATTCAGACCCCAGAGTCTTCGTTTGTGAAGGAGGGGCCCATTCCCCCAGATCAGAGGGAAGATAGCCTTCCAAGTGGCTCCTTTCACACCAGTACTCCCAAGACCCCAGGGCCTGGGCCTGTTCTAGTTAAAGACACTCCTGAGGAGAAGTATGGGATCAAGGTCACATGGAGGAGACGACGCCAATTGTTTACTTAcctcagggagagagggaagctgAATAAAAACCAATTCCTTGTGAAAAGTTCACTGGATTTCTCAGACAGCAGCAATCTCAAGAAATTTTCATAG